In Oncorhynchus masou masou isolate Uvic2021 unplaced genomic scaffold, UVic_Omas_1.1 unplaced_scaffold_29___fragment_2___debris, whole genome shotgun sequence, one genomic interval encodes:
- the LOC135538728 gene encoding protein HEXIM1-like — protein MTEPSIEKTHHLKTSDTPSGGRERVVEHPQTNERRGLETDGRGRYGDKPQQSESEGGVIPSDKLWQMQGGQREVCPRFVAGNALPKCPAATQPCQEPGADAAGEGGLVAHGNSGDGPHEETLSQVQGECGKRSDSGSLGAGAAVDARQGKKKHRRRPSKKKRQWKPYFKLSWEEKKKLDERETERASRVRAEMFAKGLPVAPYNTTQFLMDEHDREEPDLNTESGPRRQLGTGVRPEDTASEDDLFDVEEEEDYGSGGGSDGIGRPGNAGGEFLQRDFSETYEKYHIESLQNMSKQELVQEYLELEKCMSRLEEENTRLRRAANPDITNDSQVPQSVSARIRELEGELERLRAQNSEQRPHNQQSKEREQIVTLGD, from the coding sequence ATGACAGAACCGAGCATTGAGAAGACCCATCACCTGAAAACTTCAGATACCCCAtcaggtgggagagaaagagttgTGGAGCATCCCCAAACCAATGAGAGACGTGGACTGGAGACTGACGGTAGGGGGCGATATGGAGATAAACCGCAGCAGTCAGAGAGCGAAGGCGGGGTTATCCCTTCAGACAAGTTGTGGCAAATGCAAGGCGGACAGAGGGAGGTGTGCCCTAGATTCGTTGCCGGAAATGCACTTCCTAAGTGCCCAGCAGCAACACAGCCTTGCCAGGAACCAGGAGCAGATGCAGCCGGGGAAGGTGGCCTCGTAGCCCACGGAAATAGTGGAGATGGACCGCACGAGGAGACCCTGAGTCAAGTGCAAGGCGAGTGTGGGAAAAGAAGCGACTCTGGCTCTCTGGGCGCCGGGGCAGCTGTAGATGCGCGCCAGGGCAAGAAGAAACACAGGCGTCGACCATCCAAAAAGAAGCGTCAATGGAAGCCCTATTTTAAACTGTCTTGGGAAGAAAAGAAAAAGCTTGACGAGCGAGAGACAGAACGAGCGTCCCGAGTGAGAGCAGAAATGTTCGCGAAGGGGTTGCCCGTTGCCCCCTACAATACAACGCAGTTCCTTATGGATGAACACGACCGAGAGGAACCGGATCTGAATACCGAAAGTGGGCCCCGACGTCAGTTGGGGACTGGTGTTCGCCCAGAGGACACCGCAAGTGAGGATGACCTATTCGAtgtcgaggaggaggaggactatgGCAGCGGTGGTGGCAGCGACGGCATCGGGAGGCCTGGAAACGCCGGTGGTGAGTTTCTTCAGAGAGACTTTTCTGAGACCTACGAGAAATACCACATCGAAAGTCTTCAAAACATGTCCAAGCAAGAGCTGGTTCAAGAATACCTAGAGCTGGAAAAGTGTATGTCCCGCCTGGAGGAAGAGAACACCCGGTTGCGCCGCGCAGCCAACCCGGACATCACAAATGATAGCCAGGTGCCCCAGTCGGTTTCGGCGCGGATCAGAGAATTGGAGGGTGAATTGGAGAGACTGAGGGCGCAGAACAGTGAGCAGCGTCCGCATAACCAGCAGAGCAAGGAGCGGGAGCAGATAGTCACATTAGGTGACTAG